One Engraulis encrasicolus isolate BLACKSEA-1 chromosome 5, IST_EnEncr_1.0, whole genome shotgun sequence DNA segment encodes these proteins:
- the pycr3 gene encoding pyrroline-5-carboxylate reductase 3 isoform X2 gives MSNDLSQLKVGFIGAGNMSYGIVKGILKSGGINSAHVTEGALLFARGSSAKEETGALLKHLLSACGSVEEGPESWIDIHTGLSGSGVAFVYLFAEAMAEGAVKMGMPSALAQRIAAQTILGAGRVLRDSGKPPAVLRGEVCTPGGTTIYGLHALEKGGVRSATMSAVETATERARELGRK, from the exons ATGTCAAACGATTTATCTCAGCTTAAGGTTGGCTTCATCGGTGCAGGGAACATGTCATATGGCATAGTGAAGGGAATTCTCAAATCAGGTGGCATCAACTCTGCACATGTGACG GAGGGGGCGCTGCTGTTCGCCAGGGGGTCCAGCGCCAAAGAGGAGACTGGCGCCCTGCTGAAGCACCTGCTGTCTGCCTGTGGCTCTGTGGAGGAAGGCCCTGAAAGCTGGATAGACATCCACACAGGTCTGAGTGGTAGTGGCGTGGCCTTTGTGTACCTATTCGCGGAGGCAATGGCAGAGGGGGCAGTGAAGATGGGCATGCCCAGCGCGCTGGCCCAGCGCATCGCTGCACAGACCATACTAGGTGCAGGCCGCGTGCTGAGGGACTCTGGGAAGCCACCCGCAGTGTTGAGGGGTGAGGTCTGCACACCAGGGGGGACAACAATCTATGGCCTGCATGCCCTGGAGAAAGGGGGTGTGAGGTCAGCCACCATGTCAGCCGTGGAGACCGCCACTGAGAGGGCACGAGAACTTGGCAGAAAATAA
- the pycr3 gene encoding pyrroline-5-carboxylate reductase 3 isoform X1 yields MSNDLSQLKVGFIGAGNMSYGIVKGILKSGGINSAHVTVSAPSANNFPRFQEMGVHVVHSNNEAVSGSQLVFLAVKPHLIRTVVTEVLPHLTERHTVVSVAAGVTLETLEQLLPPGVGVVRLMPNLPCVFQEGALLFARGSSAKEETGALLKHLLSACGSVEEGPESWIDIHTGLSGSGVAFVYLFAEAMAEGAVKMGMPSALAQRIAAQTILGAGRVLRDSGKPPAVLRGEVCTPGGTTIYGLHALEKGGVRSATMSAVETATERARELGRK; encoded by the coding sequence ATGTCAAACGATTTATCTCAGCTTAAGGTTGGCTTCATCGGTGCAGGGAACATGTCATATGGCATAGTGAAGGGAATTCTCAAATCAGGTGGCATCAACTCTGCACATGTGACGGTGAGTGCCCCATCAGCCAACAACTTTCCCAGGTTCCAGGAGATGGGCGTGCATGTTGTGCATTCTAACAATGAAGCTGTGTCGGGGTCACAGCTGGTGTTTTTGGCAGTGAAGCCGCATCTCATCCGAACCGTTGTCACTGAAGTGTTGCCACATTTAACAGAGCGGCATACCGTGGTGTCAGTGGCTGCAGGTGTCACTCTGGAGACTTTGGAGCAGCTGTTGCCCCCAGGAGTTGGCGTGGTGCGCCTCATGCCGAACTTGCCCTGTGTGTTCCAGGAGGGGGCGCTGCTGTTCGCCAGGGGGTCCAGCGCCAAAGAGGAGACTGGCGCCCTGCTGAAGCACCTGCTGTCTGCCTGTGGCTCTGTGGAGGAAGGCCCTGAAAGCTGGATAGACATCCACACAGGTCTGAGTGGTAGTGGCGTGGCCTTTGTGTACCTATTCGCGGAGGCAATGGCAGAGGGGGCAGTGAAGATGGGCATGCCCAGCGCGCTGGCCCAGCGCATCGCTGCACAGACCATACTAGGTGCAGGCCGCGTGCTGAGGGACTCTGGGAAGCCACCCGCAGTGTTGAGGGGTGAGGTCTGCACACCAGGGGGGACAACAATCTATGGCCTGCATGCCCTGGAGAAAGGGGGTGTGAGGTCAGCCACCATGTCAGCCGTGGAGACCGCCACTGAGAGGGCACGAGAACTTGGCAGAAAATAA